A stretch of Microbacterium sp. LWH3-1.2 DNA encodes these proteins:
- the uraH gene encoding hydroxyisourate hydrolase, which produces MSQITTHVLDAALGGPARGVGVVLATAAGVEVASGVTDEAGRIADLGPERLDAGTFRLTFATGEYFAATGRDTFYPVVSIVFAVADGGEHHHVPLLLSPFSYSTYRGN; this is translated from the coding sequence ATGAGCCAGATCACGACGCACGTGCTGGATGCTGCGCTCGGAGGCCCTGCGCGTGGCGTCGGCGTGGTGCTCGCCACGGCGGCCGGCGTCGAGGTGGCGTCCGGTGTCACCGACGAGGCGGGCCGGATCGCCGATCTCGGCCCCGAGCGGCTCGACGCCGGAACGTTCCGGCTCACGTTCGCGACCGGCGAGTACTTCGCCGCCACGGGACGGGACACGTTCTACCCGGTGGTGTCGATCGTTTTCGCGGTCGCCGACGGCGGGGAGCACCACCACGTGCCGCTGCTGCTCAGTCCGTTCTCGTACTCCACCTACCGGGGCAACTGA
- the bcp gene encoding thioredoxin-dependent thiol peroxidase yields the protein MADETRLNKGDANPGFALPDSTGAVVRPEDFAGRRLVVYFYPAAFTPGCTTEACDFRDNLASLQAAGVAVVGISPDPVERLAEWAEAEQLRFPLLSDEDHAVAEAWGAWGTKAVNGEERVGLIRSTFVLDPDGTVQSAEYRVDPRGHVDRLRAQLAA from the coding sequence ATGGCGGACGAGACACGGCTGAACAAGGGCGACGCGAACCCCGGCTTCGCGCTTCCCGACTCCACCGGGGCGGTCGTGCGGCCCGAGGATTTCGCCGGCCGCCGCCTCGTCGTCTACTTCTACCCGGCCGCGTTCACGCCCGGCTGCACGACCGAGGCCTGCGACTTCCGGGACAACCTCGCGTCGCTGCAGGCGGCGGGGGTCGCCGTGGTCGGCATCTCACCCGACCCGGTCGAGCGCCTTGCAGAATGGGCCGAGGCCGAGCAGCTGCGATTCCCGCTCCTCTCGGACGAGGACCATGCCGTCGCCGAAGCCTGGGGCGCGTGGGGCACGAAGGCGGTGAACGGCGAGGAGCGCGTGGGCCTCATCCGTTCGACCTTCGTGCTGGATCCCGACGGCACGGTGCAGTCCGCCGAGTATCGGGTGGATCCCCGCGGCCACGTCGATCGCCTCCGCGCCCAGCTCGCCGCCTGA
- a CDS encoding HpcH/HpaI aldolase/citrate lyase family protein, with protein MTVDPYGSGAEVLDTEDDLRSLIPSRPARHRAVDPSIARSWLLVPGTRPESFDDMAASRADAVVLDIEDAVDPSNKPRARQDVAEWLRGGGRAWVRVNDALSPFWADDLAALAGIASLEGIMLAKTESPDQVTSSFDRLGGNVPVVALVESALGMEDAAHIARARGAFRLAFGSGDFRRDTGMSADAEAMAYPRARLVVASRVGNLPGPIDGPTVGNSMPTLRDHSAITVSMGMTGKLCLAAEQAPVINEVICPTPSEVLWALDFLADFEGRGRVVRDGSDLPRLGRAQKIEKLALAFGVHPTS; from the coding sequence ATGACGGTAGATCCCTATGGCAGCGGCGCAGAGGTCCTCGACACGGAGGACGACCTGCGGTCGCTGATCCCGTCGCGCCCCGCGCGCCACCGCGCGGTGGACCCGTCCATCGCGCGTTCGTGGCTTCTCGTGCCGGGAACCCGCCCTGAGTCGTTCGACGACATGGCGGCGTCGCGTGCCGACGCCGTCGTGCTCGACATCGAGGACGCGGTCGACCCCAGCAACAAGCCGCGGGCGCGCCAGGACGTCGCGGAGTGGCTCCGCGGCGGCGGCCGCGCGTGGGTCCGCGTCAACGACGCGCTGAGCCCGTTCTGGGCCGACGACCTCGCCGCCCTGGCCGGTATCGCCTCGCTCGAGGGCATCATGCTCGCGAAGACCGAATCACCCGACCAGGTCACGAGCTCGTTCGACCGCCTCGGCGGGAACGTGCCGGTCGTCGCGCTCGTCGAGTCGGCGCTGGGCATGGAGGACGCCGCCCACATCGCCCGCGCCCGCGGTGCGTTCCGCCTCGCGTTCGGCAGCGGCGACTTCCGTCGCGACACCGGCATGAGCGCGGACGCCGAGGCGATGGCCTACCCGCGTGCCCGACTCGTCGTCGCCAGTCGCGTGGGCAACCTGCCCGGACCGATCGACGGCCCGACCGTGGGCAACAGCATGCCGACACTGCGTGACCACTCCGCGATCACGGTGTCGATGGGCATGACCGGAAAGCTGTGCCTCGCCGCCGAGCAGGCGCCCGTCATCAACGAGGTCATCTGCCCCACGCCGAGCGAGGTTCTGTGGGCGCTCGACTTCCTGGCAGATTTCGAGGGTCGCGGGCGCGTTGTCCGTGACGGCAGCGACTTGCCACGGCTCGGCCGGGCGCAGAAGATCGAGAAGCTGGCTCTCGCGTTCGGCGTTCACCCGACCTCGTGA
- a CDS encoding bifunctional allantoicase/(S)-ureidoglycine aminohydrolase, with protein sequence MSYYTPRGGLPPQTALLTDRAVVKQAYTFIPKGVLRDIVTSNLPGFTNTRSWILARPVAGSATTFAQLIVEIAPGGGAEAPELEKSVEGVVFVTAGVLALTLEGERHALEAGGYAFLAPGAHWSLANERGEPTTFHWIRKAYERVDGIPVPTSFVTREQDVEPHAMSDTDGAWATTRFVDPDDLAHDMHVNILTFQPGGSIPFAETHVMEHGLYVLQGKAVYRLNDDWVECEAGDYMLLRAFCPQACYAGGPEPFRYLLYKDVNRQVRLT encoded by the coding sequence ATGAGCTACTACACGCCGCGAGGCGGACTGCCGCCGCAGACCGCACTCCTCACGGACCGGGCCGTCGTGAAGCAGGCGTACACGTTCATCCCGAAGGGAGTGCTGCGCGACATCGTGACGAGCAACCTGCCCGGCTTCACGAACACGCGGTCCTGGATTCTCGCGCGCCCGGTCGCGGGGTCGGCGACGACCTTCGCACAGCTGATCGTCGAGATCGCCCCGGGCGGGGGAGCCGAGGCGCCCGAGCTCGAGAAAAGCGTCGAGGGTGTCGTCTTCGTCACGGCGGGCGTGCTCGCGCTCACCCTCGAGGGCGAGCGGCACGCGCTCGAGGCGGGTGGGTACGCGTTCCTCGCGCCGGGTGCGCACTGGTCGCTCGCCAACGAACGCGGTGAGCCGACGACGTTCCACTGGATCCGCAAGGCCTACGAACGGGTCGACGGCATACCGGTGCCCACGTCGTTCGTCACGCGCGAGCAGGACGTCGAACCGCACGCCATGTCCGACACCGACGGCGCATGGGCGACCACCCGCTTCGTCGATCCCGACGACCTCGCCCACGACATGCACGTCAACATCCTCACGTTCCAGCCCGGGGGGTCGATCCCGTTCGCCGAGACCCACGTCATGGAGCACGGCCTCTACGTCTTGCAAGGCAAGGCGGTGTACCGGCTCAACGACGACTGGGTCGAGTGCGAGGCCGGAGACTACATGCTGCTCCGGGCCTTCTGCCCGCAGGCCTGCTACGCCGGCGGCCCCGAGCCGTTCCGGTACCTGCTCTACAAGGACGTCAACCGTCAGGTCCGTCTCACCTGA
- a CDS encoding DUF6986 family protein: MTGPALTPDDLAGIDRLLAPTDRLLADGYPGDDGARQPVHTVYVPADRYSPALAREWGAAALAAVAVQGGMDAVVLDLGVPEEFAGDVSALVAGKLASEPIEDLRLDLEDGYGDRGDETEDADVRRAAGMLLEALASSEAPAFFGIRIKGPERATRGRGIRSLDLFLATLLRAGDLPDGLRLTLPKVTAVAQVEAMARLCDRLEQHHGLPAGRLRFEMQVETPQIVLGADGTSPLARAIHAAGGRVSGLHYGTYDYSAALGIAPGYQSLDHPAADHAKNVMQVAAAQTGVRLSDGSTNILPVGDADAVRAAWRLSARLTRRSLERGFFQGWDLHPAQLVPRFVTNARFYREGFADAAMRVRAYVGRAGGGAVLDEPATARALSAFLVRGAACGAITAAELTDAAGLDLAALVALAHPTPVTTEDHA, encoded by the coding sequence GTGACGGGACCGGCGCTGACGCCGGACGACCTCGCGGGCATCGACCGCCTCCTGGCACCCACCGACCGGCTCCTCGCCGACGGCTATCCGGGCGACGACGGCGCCCGGCAGCCCGTGCACACGGTCTACGTGCCCGCCGACCGGTACTCCCCGGCCCTCGCGCGCGAGTGGGGCGCTGCGGCGCTCGCAGCTGTCGCCGTCCAGGGCGGTATGGACGCTGTCGTCCTGGACCTGGGCGTGCCCGAAGAGTTCGCCGGCGATGTCTCGGCCCTCGTCGCGGGGAAGCTCGCGTCCGAGCCGATCGAGGACCTCCGCCTCGACCTGGAGGACGGCTATGGCGACCGCGGCGACGAGACGGAGGACGCCGACGTGCGCCGCGCGGCGGGAATGCTTCTGGAGGCCCTCGCGAGCAGCGAGGCGCCCGCCTTCTTCGGGATTCGCATCAAGGGGCCCGAGCGTGCGACGCGAGGACGCGGCATCCGCTCTCTCGATCTGTTCCTGGCGACGCTGCTGCGAGCGGGCGACCTGCCCGACGGCCTCCGGCTCACCCTCCCGAAGGTGACCGCGGTCGCGCAGGTCGAGGCGATGGCGCGGCTCTGCGACCGCCTCGAGCAGCATCACGGGCTCCCGGCCGGGCGGCTGCGGTTCGAGATGCAGGTCGAGACGCCGCAGATCGTGCTGGGCGCCGACGGGACCTCCCCCCTGGCGAGGGCGATCCACGCGGCCGGCGGACGGGTGAGCGGGCTCCACTACGGCACCTACGACTACAGCGCGGCGTTGGGCATCGCCCCGGGATATCAGTCGCTGGACCACCCGGCGGCCGACCACGCCAAGAACGTCATGCAGGTGGCCGCGGCGCAGACCGGCGTGCGGCTGTCCGACGGCTCGACGAATATCCTCCCGGTCGGCGATGCCGACGCCGTGCGCGCGGCATGGCGCCTCAGCGCCCGGCTCACGCGGCGGTCGCTGGAGCGCGGCTTCTTCCAGGGGTGGGACCTGCATCCGGCGCAGCTCGTGCCCCGCTTCGTCACCAACGCCCGGTTCTACCGGGAGGGGTTCGCCGATGCCGCCATGCGGGTGCGCGCCTACGTCGGCCGAGCCGGGGGCGGCGCGGTGCTCGACGAGCCCGCGACCGCCCGTGCGCTCTCGGCGTTCCTGGTCCGCGGTGCCGCCTGCGGTGCCATCACCGCGGCCGAGCTGACGGATGCCGCGGGCCTCGACCTCGCGGCCCTCGTCGCGCTCGCGCATCCGACGCCGGTCACGACCGAGGATCACGCATGA
- a CDS encoding DMT family transporter has product MTPRRLPVWIGLGGAALIGVLTAVQARINGELGVRIGDGFAAAVISFGSGLVVLVVLSAALPQGRRGFGALVSGLRTRSIPIWMLCGGVAGALSVATQSLAVGIIGVALFTVGVVAGQAVSGLLLDRAGIGPAGIVAVTPARLVGGALAVLAAGVSLAGGVHAPPVLLVLPFLVGAGIAWQSAVNGRLRQRVGTPLTATFVNFIGGTAVLGVAELIHTAIAGPATSLPSDPWLYLGGVIGVTYIFLAAALVPYTGVLLLGLGTVVGQVVTSVLIDAIWPTDAAPTLGASLLMSALAILSVVVAAMPWGWIPRRGR; this is encoded by the coding sequence GTGACCCCACGCCGCCTGCCCGTCTGGATCGGTCTCGGCGGCGCCGCACTCATCGGCGTCCTCACGGCCGTGCAGGCGCGCATCAACGGTGAGCTCGGCGTCCGCATCGGCGACGGGTTCGCCGCGGCCGTGATCTCGTTCGGCTCGGGACTGGTCGTCCTCGTCGTGCTCTCGGCGGCGCTGCCACAGGGGCGCCGTGGATTCGGCGCACTGGTCTCGGGGCTGCGCACGCGCAGCATCCCGATCTGGATGCTGTGCGGCGGCGTCGCCGGCGCGCTCTCCGTCGCCACCCAGTCGCTCGCGGTCGGAATCATCGGCGTCGCATTGTTCACGGTGGGCGTCGTCGCCGGCCAGGCGGTGAGCGGCCTGCTGCTGGATCGTGCCGGGATCGGTCCGGCGGGGATCGTCGCGGTGACCCCTGCGCGCCTCGTCGGCGGTGCGCTCGCGGTGCTCGCCGCGGGGGTGTCGCTCGCCGGAGGCGTCCATGCCCCGCCCGTTCTCCTCGTGCTGCCGTTCCTCGTCGGCGCGGGCATCGCGTGGCAGTCGGCGGTCAACGGCCGGCTGCGTCAGCGCGTCGGCACGCCGCTGACGGCGACCTTCGTGAACTTCATCGGCGGTACGGCGGTGCTCGGCGTCGCCGAACTCATCCACACCGCGATCGCCGGGCCGGCGACCTCCCTTCCCTCCGACCCCTGGCTGTACCTCGGCGGCGTGATCGGGGTGACGTACATCTTCCTGGCGGCGGCGCTCGTGCCCTACACCGGCGTCCTCCTCCTCGGCCTCGGCACGGTCGTGGGCCAGGTCGTCACCTCGGTGCTGATCGACGCGATCTGGCCGACCGACGCCGCGCCGACGCTCGGCGCCTCCCTCCTCATGTCGGCGCTCGCGATCCTGTCGGTGGTCGTGGCGGCCATGCCGTGGGGATGGATCCCGCGCCGCGGCCGCTGA
- a CDS encoding DsbA family protein — translation MSSDESQNSAPSERRDAVREKAQQVKARQSRARLIRRTSLVAVAIAFVAVIAVVVTWTVSSSASKPTMSPAKGVDGGFVVTDVAGAGVAADPGAGGLVEGEASTTPETEPTPTATPTQAPAVDIRVYVDYLSTGSRDFQLANMKQLSEWVDDGAATLTYYPVAMLTAKSNGTKYSLRAAGAAACVAQHAPDYFFAFNDALLRQQPEVDSDGLTDAQLADVAQATGLDGPKVVRACIEEQSYASWAKSATEQALKELPGTDGAALTGTPMVLVNGTQYVGELGDPKEFAQFVLTIASDAYYKATPTPTPTPTAP, via the coding sequence ATGTCGAGCGACGAGTCACAGAACTCCGCGCCCAGCGAGCGCCGCGACGCCGTGCGTGAGAAGGCGCAGCAGGTGAAGGCGCGCCAGTCCCGAGCGCGCCTGATCCGGCGCACGTCGCTCGTCGCCGTCGCGATCGCGTTTGTGGCGGTCATCGCCGTCGTGGTGACCTGGACAGTCTCGTCGAGCGCCTCGAAGCCGACCATGAGTCCCGCGAAGGGCGTCGACGGCGGGTTCGTCGTGACCGACGTCGCCGGAGCAGGAGTCGCGGCCGACCCCGGCGCCGGCGGCCTCGTCGAGGGCGAGGCGTCGACGACTCCCGAGACCGAGCCGACTCCCACCGCGACCCCGACCCAGGCGCCGGCGGTCGACATCCGGGTCTATGTGGACTACCTCTCGACGGGTTCGCGCGATTTCCAGCTCGCGAACATGAAGCAGCTCTCGGAGTGGGTCGACGACGGCGCAGCGACGCTGACGTACTACCCGGTGGCCATGCTCACGGCGAAGTCGAACGGCACGAAGTACTCGCTGCGTGCCGCCGGTGCCGCCGCCTGCGTCGCGCAGCACGCGCCGGACTACTTCTTCGCCTTCAACGACGCGCTCCTGCGCCAGCAGCCGGAGGTCGACTCCGACGGTCTCACCGACGCTCAGCTTGCGGACGTGGCGCAGGCGACGGGGCTCGACGGCCCGAAGGTCGTCCGCGCGTGCATCGAGGAGCAGTCGTACGCGTCGTGGGCGAAGTCAGCGACCGAGCAGGCGCTCAAGGAGCTCCCCGGCACCGACGGCGCCGCCCTCACCGGCACGCCGATGGTGCTGGTGAACGGCACGCAGTACGTCGGCGAGCTGGGCGACCCCAAGGAGTTCGCGCAGTTCGTGCTGACGATCGCGAGCGACGCATACTACAAGGCGACGCCGACCCCCACGCCGACTCCGACGGCCCCGTGA
- a CDS encoding ABC transporter ATP-binding protein, giving the protein MASVTFDNATRLYPGGTRPAVDKLNLEVGDGEFLVLVGPSGCGKSTSLRMLAGLEEVNAGRILIGDRDVTDVPPKDRDIAMVFQNYALYPHMTVAENMGFALKIAGVGKEERAARVLEAAKLLDLEQYLTRKPKALSGGQRQRVAMGRAIVRQPQVFLMDEPLSNLDAKLRVQTRTQIASLQRRLGVTTVYVTHDQTEALTMGDRIAVLKDGLLQQVGTPRDLYEKPNNVFVAGFIGSPAMNLFPAHIAEGGVNFGDKVVGVEADTLGKAHGSEVTIGVRPEDIQVAPEDGKGLTVTVDLVEELGADGYLYGHADVAGKRTDIVARVDGRRHPLAGDKVTLAPVPGHVHVFDIESGERLTDKAIAAA; this is encoded by the coding sequence ATGGCGTCCGTCACGTTTGACAACGCAACTCGTCTGTACCCCGGGGGCACTCGCCCCGCCGTGGACAAGCTCAACCTCGAGGTCGGTGACGGGGAGTTCCTCGTTCTCGTCGGCCCGTCTGGTTGTGGAAAGTCCACGTCGCTGCGCATGCTGGCAGGCCTCGAAGAGGTCAACGCGGGCCGCATCCTCATCGGCGACCGCGACGTCACCGACGTCCCCCCGAAGGACCGCGACATCGCGATGGTCTTCCAGAACTACGCGCTGTACCCGCACATGACGGTCGCCGAGAACATGGGCTTCGCGCTCAAGATCGCCGGCGTCGGCAAGGAGGAGCGCGCCGCGCGCGTCCTCGAGGCCGCCAAGCTCCTCGACCTCGAGCAGTACCTCACCCGCAAGCCGAAGGCCCTCTCCGGTGGTCAGCGTCAGCGCGTCGCGATGGGCCGCGCGATCGTCCGTCAGCCGCAGGTGTTCCTCATGGACGAGCCGCTGTCGAACCTCGACGCCAAGCTCCGCGTGCAGACCCGCACGCAGATCGCGTCGCTGCAGCGCCGTCTCGGCGTCACCACCGTCTACGTCACCCACGACCAGACCGAGGCCCTCACCATGGGCGACCGCATCGCGGTCCTCAAGGACGGCCTGCTCCAGCAGGTCGGCACCCCGCGCGACCTGTACGAGAAGCCGAACAACGTGTTCGTCGCCGGCTTCATCGGCTCGCCGGCCATGAACCTGTTCCCGGCGCACATCGCCGAGGGCGGTGTCAACTTCGGCGACAAGGTCGTGGGCGTCGAGGCCGACACGCTCGGCAAGGCGCACGGCAGCGAGGTCACCATCGGCGTGCGCCCCGAAGACATCCAGGTCGCTCCCGAGGACGGCAAGGGCCTCACGGTCACCGTCGACCTCGTGGAGGAGCTCGGCGCCGACGGCTACCTCTACGGTCACGCCGATGTCGCCGGCAAGCGCACCGACATCGTCGCGCGCGTCGACGGCCGCCGTCACCCGCTCGCGGGCGACAAGGTCACGCTGGCCCCGGTCCCCGGACACGTCCACGTGTTCGACATCGAGTCGGGCGAGCGCCTCACCGACAAGGCCATCGCCGCGGCGTAA
- a CDS encoding DUF4032 domain-containing protein has translation MPDALSITASSVDPGLLTLPWSTPLGEWPSSHIVFLPKGISRHLVRFANLSGRVVAIKETTQAMAQREYDMLGNLARLDVPCVERVAVIAGRTDAAGEPLPAALVTAHLKFSLPYRALFTQVLRPDTATRLVDALALLLVRLHNVGFFWGDVSLSNTLFRRDAGAFAAYLVDAETGELHESGLTPGQRAHDLDVARTNIAGEIMDLEAGGRLEGGVDAIAIADGIVSSYHSLWAALTDEETFRADEAYRLTERVQRLNDLGFDIGEMSIQATSDGTRVSIQPKVVDAGHHQRRLLRLTGLDVEENQARRLLNDLDEFRVRISRLGDDEEMVAHEWLTRVFEPVVKAIPWDLRSKLEPAEVFHQLLEHRWYLSQAKGKSVPLAEALTSYIDNVLRHRRDEATLMGPPTETVSLSIITSSNPVIDDDDEDDIDWRDLV, from the coding sequence GTGCCTGACGCCCTGAGCATCACCGCCTCGAGCGTCGATCCGGGACTGCTGACGCTGCCGTGGTCGACGCCGCTGGGCGAGTGGCCCTCGAGCCACATCGTGTTCCTGCCGAAGGGCATCTCTCGTCATCTGGTGCGATTCGCAAACCTCTCGGGCCGGGTGGTCGCCATCAAGGAGACCACGCAGGCGATGGCGCAGCGCGAGTACGACATGCTCGGCAACCTCGCCCGCCTGGATGTGCCGTGCGTGGAGCGCGTCGCGGTGATCGCCGGCCGAACGGATGCTGCGGGCGAACCTCTCCCGGCAGCTCTGGTCACCGCGCACCTGAAGTTCTCGCTCCCCTACCGCGCGCTGTTCACGCAGGTGCTGCGCCCCGACACCGCCACGCGCCTCGTGGACGCGCTCGCGCTGCTGCTCGTGCGCCTCCACAACGTCGGGTTCTTCTGGGGTGACGTGTCGCTGTCGAACACGCTGTTCCGTCGGGATGCGGGCGCCTTCGCCGCCTACCTCGTCGACGCCGAGACCGGCGAGCTGCACGAGAGCGGCCTGACGCCGGGCCAGCGTGCGCACGACCTCGACGTGGCCCGCACCAACATCGCCGGCGAGATCATGGACCTCGAAGCCGGCGGACGCCTCGAGGGCGGCGTCGACGCCATCGCGATCGCCGACGGCATCGTGTCGTCGTACCACTCGCTGTGGGCAGCGCTCACCGACGAGGAGACGTTCCGCGCCGACGAGGCGTATCGGCTCACCGAGCGCGTGCAGCGGCTGAACGACCTCGGGTTCGACATCGGGGAGATGTCGATCCAGGCCACCTCCGACGGCACGCGCGTGTCGATCCAGCCGAAGGTCGTCGACGCCGGCCACCACCAGCGACGCCTGCTGCGCCTCACGGGCCTCGACGTCGAGGAGAACCAGGCGCGGCGCCTGCTCAACGACCTCGACGAGTTCCGCGTGCGCATCTCGCGCCTGGGCGACGACGAGGAGATGGTCGCGCACGAGTGGCTCACCCGGGTGTTCGAGCCGGTCGTCAAGGCGATCCCGTGGGACCTGCGCTCGAAGCTCGAGCCGGCTGAGGTGTTCCACCAGCTGCTCGAGCACCGCTGGTACCTGTCGCAGGCCAAGGGCAAGTCGGTGCCCCTCGCCGAGGCGCTGACGAGCTACATCGACAACGTGCTGCGCCACCGCCGCGACGAGGCGACCCTGATGGGACCGCCGACCGAGACCGTGTCGCTCTCGATCATCACGTCGTCCAACCCCGTGATCGACGATGACGACGAGGACGACATCGACTGGCGCGACCTGGTCTGA
- a CDS encoding NAD(P)-dependent oxidoreductase, translated as MARIAVIGGSGYAGRHIVAEAVSRGHNVLSIARRIPAERHAGAMYIEGSLTDVPDLLSQIVGVDVVVSAVAPRGEMQGLVRPNIAALASLLPEGVRLGVIGGAGGSLVTEGGERVVDLPSFSEDYKAEALEAIGVLDDLKQAPESLDWFYIHPAGGFGAYNPGERTGEYRTGGDVIVTDAEGESYISGEDLAVAIVDEIENPQHPRKRFTVGY; from the coding sequence ATGGCACGCATCGCCGTCATCGGAGGCTCGGGGTACGCCGGCCGTCACATCGTCGCGGAGGCGGTGAGTCGGGGGCACAACGTGCTGTCGATCGCTCGCCGCATCCCCGCCGAGCGTCACGCAGGGGCGATGTACATCGAAGGCTCGCTGACCGACGTCCCCGACCTGCTCTCGCAGATCGTGGGCGTCGACGTCGTCGTCTCGGCGGTCGCACCGCGTGGCGAGATGCAGGGCCTCGTGCGCCCGAACATCGCTGCGCTCGCCTCCCTCCTTCCGGAGGGCGTTCGCCTGGGCGTGATCGGCGGCGCCGGCGGCAGCCTCGTCACCGAGGGCGGCGAGCGGGTCGTCGACCTTCCCTCCTTCTCCGAGGACTACAAGGCGGAGGCGCTCGAGGCGATCGGCGTCCTGGACGACCTCAAGCAGGCGCCGGAGTCGCTGGACTGGTTCTACATCCACCCGGCCGGCGGCTTCGGAGCGTACAACCCGGGGGAGCGGACCGGCGAGTACCGCACCGGGGGCGACGTGATCGTCACCGACGCCGAGGGCGAGTCGTACATCTCGGGCGAGGACCTCGCGGTGGCGATCGTCGACGAGATCGAGAACCCGCAGCACCCCCGCAAGAGGTTCACCGTCGGCTACTGA
- the rlmB gene encoding 23S rRNA (guanosine(2251)-2'-O)-methyltransferase RlmB, with protein sequence MAKPGRPGASKSSKKGPTKGTGGKNKRSLEGRGPTPKAEDRAWHPAGKRKAAAERYAAAGGKGKPGQPAPRSSRPAKKDDDTETVTGRNSVLEALRAKIPATAFYIAQRVEMDDRVKEMLAIATHRDIPVLEVTRPELDRMAGFDGVHQGVALKVPPYEYGHPQDLLEQVIESGQTPLFVALDGITDPRNLGAILRSTAAFGGQAVIVPQRRSASVNSAAWKTSAGAAARVPVALASNLTAMLKDFKKQGVFVLGLDGGGDVSLPELQLADRPVVIVVGSEGKGLSRLVTETCDQIVSIPISSATESLNAGIAASVALYQVSTLRGARPA encoded by the coding sequence ATGGCAAAGCCAGGACGCCCCGGCGCCAGCAAGAGCAGCAAGAAGGGCCCCACCAAGGGCACCGGCGGCAAGAACAAGCGGTCCCTCGAGGGGCGCGGGCCGACGCCCAAGGCGGAGGACCGCGCGTGGCACCCGGCCGGCAAGCGCAAGGCCGCCGCCGAGCGGTACGCGGCGGCCGGCGGCAAGGGCAAGCCCGGGCAGCCCGCGCCCCGCAGCTCCCGCCCCGCGAAGAAGGACGACGACACCGAGACGGTCACCGGCCGCAATTCGGTGCTCGAGGCGCTGCGCGCCAAGATCCCCGCGACCGCGTTCTACATCGCGCAGCGGGTCGAGATGGATGACCGGGTCAAGGAGATGCTGGCGATCGCCACGCACCGTGACATCCCGGTGCTCGAGGTGACGCGTCCCGAGCTCGACCGCATGGCCGGCTTCGACGGAGTGCACCAGGGCGTCGCGCTCAAGGTGCCGCCGTACGAGTACGGCCACCCGCAGGACCTGCTCGAGCAGGTGATCGAGTCGGGTCAGACCCCGCTGTTCGTCGCGCTCGACGGCATCACCGACCCGCGCAACCTGGGTGCGATCCTCCGCTCGACCGCGGCCTTCGGCGGGCAGGCCGTCATCGTGCCGCAGCGCCGCTCGGCCAGCGTCAACTCGGCCGCGTGGAAGACGAGTGCGGGCGCGGCGGCACGCGTGCCCGTCGCCCTCGCCTCGAACCTCACGGCGATGCTCAAGGACTTCAAGAAGCAGGGCGTGTTCGTCCTCGGCCTGGACGGCGGCGGCGACGTCTCCCTTCCGGAGCTTCAACTGGCCGACCGCCCCGTCGTGATCGTCGTCGGCTCCGAGGGCAAGGGCCTCTCGCGCCTGGTGACGGAGACGTGCGACCAGATCGTGTCGATCCCGATCTCGTCGGCCACGGAGTCGCTCAACGCCGGGATCGCGGCATCCGTCGCCCTGTACCAGGTGTCGACCCTCCGAGGCGCCCGTCCCGCCTGA